CCACCGGATTGAAACTGTATGACCTCGACTGATTCCTTCAAGACGCCATCACCCCGGAGCTGCCTCGCCGTCGTTCTGGCTGCGGGCGAAGGGACCCGGATGAAATCCGGGAAGCCCAAGGTTCTTCATCAGGTGGCCGGCCGCTCCATGGTCGGCCATGTGCTTGCCACCCTCTCGAAAGCCGGTGCCACGAGTGTCGCGGCGGTGATCGGACCGGACCGTGAAGACGTGGCGAAAGAGGTGCGGAAGAGCTTTCCCGAGGCACGGATCTACATCCAGAAGGACCGGCTCGGCACGGCCCATGCGGTCCTGAGCGCTCGGGAATCTCTCGGTCACGGGGCCGATGACGTCATCATTGCCTTCGGCGATACGCCCCTCGTTCTGGCCGAGACCTTCGCCAAGCTCAGGGCCCCGCTTGCGCAAGGAGCCGGCGTGGTCGCGATGGGCTTTCATGCGAAGGATCCCACAGGCTATGGCCGCTTCATCACGGCGGGCAATGAGCTTCTGGCCATCCGCGAGCACAAGGACGCGAGCGAGGCCGAACGGGAGATCACGCTCTGCAATGGCGGATTGATGGCGATCCGCGGCGATTTGGCGCTCACGTTGCTCGACCGGGTCGGGAACGACAACACCAAGGGCGAATACTATCTCACCGACATCGTAGAGATTGCCCGAACCCTTGGGCATCAGACAGCCATCGTGGTCGTGCCCGAAGAAGAGGTTCACGGGGTCAATGACCGGGCACAGCTCGCAGCGGCCGAGAGGATCATCCAGGGCCGCCTGCGCCGGGAAGCCATGGCATCGGGTGTGACCCTCGTAGCTCCGGAGACGGTCTTCTTCAGCCATGATACGCGGCTTGGCCAGGATGTGGTCGTGGAACCCCATGTGGTCTTCGGGCCCGGCGTGGTCGTCGAGGAAGGCGCCGTCGTTCACAGCTTCAGCCACCTCGAGGGAACCCGGATCGCATCGGGAGCTGGCGTCGGGCCCTTCGCACGCCTGCGCCCCGGCGCTCTGATCGGCCCCAAGGCGAAGGTCGGCAATTTCGTCGAGATCAAGAACACGGAACTCGGCGCCGGCGCCAAGGTGAGCCACCTGACCTATCTGGGCGATGCCAGCATCGGGGCCGAGGCGAATATCGGCGCAGGCACGATCACCTGCAATTACGACGGTTTCGGTAAATACCGGACCGAGATCGGCGAGGGAGCGTTCATCGGCTCCAATTCTTCGCTCGTGGCTCCCGTCACCATCGGCAAGGGAGCATTTGTCGGATCCGGATCGGTTATTACGGACAATATCCCTGATAACGCCTTGGGTCTCGGCCGCGGTCGACAGAGTGTAAAGGAAGGCTGGGCCCTGGAGTTCAGGGAGAAGGCCAAGGCCGCCAGGAAGACATAACGGCTGCTGTCACAATAGGTTACGCAAGTTGATTCCGCTCCAGAGCCGAGCTTCTGTAAGGAAAGCTCGAACCTTAGCGGCTGTCGGATTGGATCGGGGAAGTTTCAGGGCATGTGCGGAATCGTTGGAATCGTTGGAAAGACTTCTGTCGCGCCACAGATCGTGGAGGCTCTCAAGCGGCTGGAGTATCGAGGTTACGATTCCGCCGGCGTCGCGACCCTGGAGGCGGGCCGGCTCGACCGTCGGCGAGCCGAAGGCAAGCTGCGCAACCTGGAGACCAAGCTCTCGCAGGCGCCCCTCTCCGGCGTCATCGGCATCGGCCATACCCGCTGGGCCACCCACGGCAAGCCCAACGAGACCAATGCCCATCCGCACGCGACCGATAAGCTCGCGGTCGTCCATAACGGCATCATCGAGAACTTCCGGGAGCTGAAGACGGGGCTCGAGGCCAAGGGGATCCGCTTCGAGACGGAGACCGACACCGAAGTGGTGGCTCAGCTCGTGACCTACGAGATCCGCCAGGGACGCCCTCCCATCGAGGCCGTCGCCGTGACCCTGCCGCGCCTGCGTGGCGCCTTTGCATTGGGCTTCCTGTTCTCGGGCGAGGATGATCTCCTCATCGGCGCCCGCCACGGCGCGCCGCTCGCCATCGGCTATGGCGAGGGCGAGATGTATCTCGGCTCCGACGCGCTGGCGCTGGCGCCGTTCACCGACGAGGTGGTCTATCTGGACGATGGCGATTGGGCGATCCTGACCCGCCGGGGAGCCGATATCCGGGACGAGAGCGGCAAGCCGGTCCAGCGGGCCCGCCACAAGATCCCGGCAGGATCCTTCCTTGCCGATAAGGGCAACTACCGCCATTTCATGGCCAAGGAGATCCACGAGCAGGCGGAGGTCGTGGGCCGCACGCTCGCACATTATGTCAAC
This region of Microvirga mediterraneensis genomic DNA includes:
- the glmU gene encoding bifunctional UDP-N-acetylglucosamine diphosphorylase/glucosamine-1-phosphate N-acetyltransferase GlmU; this translates as MTSTDSFKTPSPRSCLAVVLAAGEGTRMKSGKPKVLHQVAGRSMVGHVLATLSKAGATSVAAVIGPDREDVAKEVRKSFPEARIYIQKDRLGTAHAVLSARESLGHGADDVIIAFGDTPLVLAETFAKLRAPLAQGAGVVAMGFHAKDPTGYGRFITAGNELLAIREHKDASEAEREITLCNGGLMAIRGDLALTLLDRVGNDNTKGEYYLTDIVEIARTLGHQTAIVVVPEEEVHGVNDRAQLAAAERIIQGRLRREAMASGVTLVAPETVFFSHDTRLGQDVVVEPHVVFGPGVVVEEGAVVHSFSHLEGTRIASGAGVGPFARLRPGALIGPKAKVGNFVEIKNTELGAGAKVSHLTYLGDASIGAEANIGAGTITCNYDGFGKYRTEIGEGAFIGSNSSLVAPVTIGKGAFVGSGSVITDNIPDNALGLGRGRQSVKEGWALEFREKAKAARKT